The proteins below come from a single Mangifera indica cultivar Alphonso chromosome 16, CATAS_Mindica_2.1, whole genome shotgun sequence genomic window:
- the LOC123199544 gene encoding uncharacterized protein LOC123199544 isoform X2: MKDDDNLPSTTLSVKKESSDLSFLGKGRYKVWALAAILLLALWSMFTGTVTLRWSAGNLNRFTDDIDSPIHDDLDVLEMEEREKVVKHMWDVYSNNRRIRLPRFWQEAFVAAYEELSSDVPQVREAAITEIAKMSIRSVDIDPPPSHSTPFHSCVFLRR, from the exons ATGAAGGATGATGACAACCTTCCATCAACAACGCTAAGTGTAAAGAAAGAAAGCTCAGATTTGAGTTTTTTGGGCAAAGGTCGTTACAAGGTTTGGGCATTGGCGGCCATCTTATTGCTGGCTTTGTGGTCAATGTTCACCGGCACCGTTACTCTCCGTTGGTCGGCCGGCAATCTCAACCGTTTTACCGATGATATTGATAGCCCTATCCACGACGATCTCGACGTCCTC GAGatggaagagagagagaaagtggTGAAGCACATGTGGGATGTGTACAGCAATAACCGTCGGATCAGATTACCGAGATTTTGGCAAGAGGCATTTGTTGCTGCGTACGAGGAGTTGAGCAGTGACGTGCCGCAGGTTCGAGAGGCTGCAATTACTGAGATCGCTAAGATGTCTATTCGCTCTGTTGATATTGATCCGCCTCCGTCCCACTCAACG CCGTTCCATTCTTGTGTTTTTCTCAGGCGGTAA
- the LOC123199542 gene encoding probable polyol transporter 6 — MSLVSTDRHGDPQKFNKFAFASSIVASVICIIFGYDTGVMSGAMIFIKEDLKINDVEIEILAGILNVCALFGSLFAGRTSDIIGRRYTIVVASIIFLVGAVLMGYGPNYPVLLAGRCISGIGVGFALMIAPVYSAEISSAKARGFLSSLPELCISIGILSGYLSNYFFGKLTLKLGWRLMLGVAAIPSIFLAFVILKMPESPRWLVMQGRLGEAKKALSLVCNSEEDAERRFRDIKSAAGFDDNTNEEFVKPANNSGGKGVWKELLLRPTPAVRMILIAAIGIHFFEHAVGIEAVILYGPRIFKKAGVKSKEKLLLATIGVGITKFFFLLIATLLLDRVGRRRLLLFSTAGMIAALAVLGSSLTVVENSKTELLWALTLSIVSTYAYVAFFNVGLAPVTWVYSSEIFPLKLRAQGMAIGVAVNRFMNALISMTFISIYEAITIGGAFFMFCGISAVAWFFFYFLLPETKGKSLEEIEALFSKGSKPSADAEMQTGNNGQTAMA, encoded by the exons ATGAGTCTGGTTTCCACTGATCGCCATGGCGATCCCCAGAAGTTCAACAAATTTGCATTTGCCAGTTCCATTGTTGCATCTGTCATCTGCATCATATTTGGCTATG ACACTGGTGTTATGAGCGGGGCTATGATTTTCATAAAGGAAGATCTGAAAATCAACGATGTGGAAATAGAAATTCTGGCTGGAATTCTCAATGTCTGTGCGTTATTTGGTTCTCTTTTTGCCGGAAGGACGTCGGATATTATTGGCCGGCGTTACACCATAGTCGTGGCCTCCATAATTTTCTTGGTGGGTGCAGTTTTAATGGGCTATGGCCCCAACTATCCAGTCCTTTTAGCCGGAAGATGCATCTCAGGCATTGGCGTCGGCTTTGCCCTGATGATAGCGCCAGTTTATTCTGCCGAGATTTCATCTGCAAAAGCTCGAGGGTTTTTATCCTCTCTACCAGAGCTCTGCATCAGTATTGGCATATTATCAggttatttatcaaattatttcttcGGGAAATTAACTTTGAAGCTTGGATGGAGGCTGATGCTTGGAGTTGCAGCCATTCCTTCAATTTTCTTAGCCTTTGTCATACTAAAAATGCCCGAGTCTCCAAGATGGCTGGTAATGCAAGGCCGTTTAGGAGAAGCCAAAAAAGCACTATCACTAGTCTGCAATTCTGAAGAAGACGCTGAAAGGCGCTTTCGTGACATAAAAAGTGCCGCAGGATTTGATGACAACACCAACGAGGAGTTTGTAAAGCCCGCTAACAACAGTGGTGGCAAAGGTGTATGGAAAGAGCTTTTATTGAGGCCTACACCGGCTGTCCGCATGATCTTAATCGCCGCCATCGGAATCCACTTCTTCGAGCACGCCGTCGGAATTGAAGCTGTCATTTTATACGGCCCAAGAATATTCAAGAAAGCCGGTGTCAAGTCCAAGGAGAAGCTCTTGCTGGCCACAATTGGAGTGGGCATCACAAAGTTCTTCTTTTTACTGATAGCTACTTTGTTATTAGACAGAGTCGGTCGCCGGCGTCTTCTTCTATTTAGCACAGCCGGCATGATTGCAGCTCTAGCAGTGCTGGGTTCCAGTTTAACCGTTGTTGAAAACTCAAAAACAGAACTCTTGTGGGCATTAACTCTCAGTATTGTTTCTACATACGCATATGTAGCTTTCTTCAACGTTGGGCTTGCGCCGGTGACATGGGTTTACAGCAGTGAGATATTTCCATTGAAGTTAAGGGCACAAGGGATGGCCATAGGCGTGGCTGTGAACAGGTTCATGAACGCCTTAATCTCCATGACTTTTATTTCGATCTATGAAGCAATAACCATTGGTGGAGCCTTCTTTATGTTTTGTGGCATTTCAGCGGTTGCCTGGTTTTTCTTCTACTTTCTCTTGCCTGAGACAAAGGGTAAGTCTTTAGAAGAGATAGAGGCGCTCTTCTCTAAAGGATCTAAGCCATCTGCTGATGCTGAGATGCAGACAGGAAATAATGGCCAGACTGCGATGGCTTAG
- the LOC123199543 gene encoding uncharacterized protein LOC123199543: MRKLCPNVYREDGLETVLEVPIPEEMFHSMGNTAQLRSQNMLTWMKAQTSDKWSQPVITSRFNELRFLLYLVGSPLIPLQVQLGHSVHKAVRDSSIQASTAKYIVQQYIAATGGQAALNAVHSMCVIGQVKISASEFRQADQDQNTSVKITQEAGGFVLWQKDPDLWYLELVVSGCKVISGSNGKLSWRHSSNSQTPISKGPPRPLRRFLQGLDPRSTANLFTGASCIGEKVINQEDCFILKQETSPAIREAQSGPNYEIIHHTIWGYFSQRSGLLVQFEDSRLLRMLTKADDDVFWETSTESVMDDYRYVDGINIAHGGRTRVTIYRYGEQSANHKRELEERWKIEEVDFNIWGLADGFFVPPEDLQSK; this comes from the exons ATGAGGAAACTTTGTCCAAATGTTTATAGAGAAGATGGCCTTGAGACGGTTCTCGAGGTGCCAATTCCAGAAGAAATGTTCCACAGCATGGGCAACACTGCTCAATTACGATCGCAAAACATGTTAACTTGGATGAAGGCTCAAACTTCTGATAAATGGTCGCAGCCGGTGATTACCAGTCGGTTTAATGAGCTTCGGTTCCTGCTTTACCTCGTTGGCTCTCCTCTTATCCCTCTACAGGTTCAATTGGGCCACTCTGTGCATAAGGCTGTTAGAGATAGTTCCATT CAAGCATCGACGGCAAAATACATTGTACAACAATACATAGCGGCCACAGGAGGGCAAGCAGCTTTAAACGCAGTTCACAGCATGTGTGTAATTGGGCAAGTCAAAATTTCTGCATCGGAGTTTCGGCAGGCAGATCAAGATCAAAACACAAGCGTAAAAATCACCCAGGAAGCTGGTGGGTTCGTGCTATGGCAGAAAGATCCAGACTTGTGGTATTTGGAACTCGTCGTCTCCGGCTGCAAGGTCATCAGTGGAAGCAACGGTAAGCTTTCATGGCGACATTCCTCCAACAGCCAAACACCCATTTCAAAGGGCCCTCCAAGACCCCTGCGACGCTTTTTACAG gGTTTGGATCCAAGGTCGACGGCGAATCTATTTACCGGAGCTTCATGCATTGGCGAAAAGGTGATAAATCAGGAGGACTGTTTCATATTGAAGCAGGAGACAAGTCCAGCCATTCGAGAGGCACAAAGCGGCCCTAATTACGAGATCATTCACCACACAATCTGGGGTTACTTCAGCCAAAGATCCGGGCTATTGGTTCAGTTTGAGGATTCAAGGCTGCTAAGAATGTTAACAAAAGCCGACGACGATGTTTTCTGGGAAACAAGCACGGAATCAGTAATGGATGATTACAGATACGTAGATGGTATTAACATTGCCCATGGTGGCAGGACACGTGTCACGATTTATAGATATGGAGAGCAATCTGCAAATCACAAGAGGGAGCTGGAAGAGAGGTGGAAGATTGAAGAAGTGGACTTCAACATTTGGGGCTTGGCAGATGGTTTCTTTGTTCCTCCGGAGGACCTTCAAAGCAAATAA
- the LOC123199544 gene encoding uncharacterized protein LOC123199544 isoform X1, giving the protein MKDDDNLPSTTLSVKKESSDLSFLGKGRYKVWALAAILLLALWSMFTGTVTLRWSAGNLNRFTDDIDSPIHDDLDVLEMEEREKVVKHMWDVYSNNRRIRLPRFWQEAFVAAYEELSSDVPQVREAAITEIAKMSIRSVDIDPPPSHSTAVRQLSTSLRQIGIEGETISSTTKGE; this is encoded by the exons ATGAAGGATGATGACAACCTTCCATCAACAACGCTAAGTGTAAAGAAAGAAAGCTCAGATTTGAGTTTTTTGGGCAAAGGTCGTTACAAGGTTTGGGCATTGGCGGCCATCTTATTGCTGGCTTTGTGGTCAATGTTCACCGGCACCGTTACTCTCCGTTGGTCGGCCGGCAATCTCAACCGTTTTACCGATGATATTGATAGCCCTATCCACGACGATCTCGACGTCCTC GAGatggaagagagagagaaagtggTGAAGCACATGTGGGATGTGTACAGCAATAACCGTCGGATCAGATTACCGAGATTTTGGCAAGAGGCATTTGTTGCTGCGTACGAGGAGTTGAGCAGTGACGTGCCGCAGGTTCGAGAGGCTGCAATTACTGAGATCGCTAAGATGTCTATTCGCTCTGTTGATATTGATCCGCCTCCGTCCCACTCAACG GCGGTAAGACAATTAAGTACGAGTCTGAGGCAAATTGGGATAGAGGGGGAAACCATAAGTTCAACCACAAAGGGTGAATGA
- the LOC123199657 gene encoding transcription repressor OFP7-like, which produces MAKGFKLRMSRFIATFSSCRSKDPSTLPSNPVPSVLRFSLASPPKHTAKTLHTSFKRHVSSAITCIACGCTSRSTSKNLALTDHCKSPLGPEFHWEKEDNFHVVAKVFDETPRQKIYNSSASASSRTSCDDEVLMPPPPPPNTEKKKRRVRRKKRTPPKTRISTSSAETELFSSEDYDDVEYVHNEETETLVSSSRSLSTDYSSSEFYPKLETIREIPLSRSTRKKNRIKKVKRSAALKKSQVITKRIDFSSPEVESPARLSMFLQRLIPCTVDGKVRESFAVVKKSEDPYEDFKGSMLEMILEKQMFEEHELEELLHCFLSLNSRQHHRVIVEAFTEIWEAMFYRSSGSFRISRGL; this is translated from the coding sequence ATGGCTAAGGGTTTCAAGCTCCGAATGTCCCGATTCATCGCAACCTTCAGTTCTTGCCGTTCTAAAGACCCCTCCACTCTCCCGTCAAATCCTGTCCCTTCAGTCCTCCGCTTCTCTTTGGCCAGCCCTCCAAAACACACCGCCAAAACACTTCACACCTCTTTTAAACGCCACGTTTCCTCCGCGATCACGTGCATAGCATGCGGCTGCACCTCAAGATCCACCTCTAAGAACCTCGCTTTAACCGACCACTGTAAGTCTCCACTCGGGCCAGAGTTCCACTGggaaaaagaagataattttCATGTGGTGGCCAAAGTTTTTGATGAAACCCCTCGCCAGAAAATCTACAACTCCTCGGCTTCAGCCTCCAGTCGGACGTCATGCGATGACGAGGTTTTGATGCCTCCTCCTCCGCCTCCAAACACCGAGAAGAAAAAGCGACGtgttagaaggaaaaaaaggacACCACCAAAGACCCGCATCAGCACATCTTCAGCTGAGACTGAGTTATTTAGCAGTGAAGATTATGATGACGTCGAGTATGTACACAACGAAGAAACTGAAACTTTAGTTTCCTCTTCTAGAAGTTTATCCACTGATTATTCTTCTTCAGAGTTTTATCCCAAACTTGAAACCATTCGAGAAATACCCCTTTCTAGAAGCACCCGGAAGAAGAACAGGATCAAGAAGGTAAAACGGTCTGCAGCTTTGAAGAAATCCCAAGTGATCACAAAAAGAATTGATTTTTCTTCGCCAGAGGTTGAATCTCCAGCGAGGTTGTCGATGTTTCTACAAAGGCTGATTCCTTGTACTGTAGATGGGAAAGTGAGAGAGAGCTTTGCTGTTGTGAAGAAATCTGAGGATCCTTACGAGGATTTCAAAGGATCCATGTTGGAGATGATTTTGGAGAAGCAAATGTTTGAAGAGCATGAGTTGGAAGAACTCTTGCATTGCTTTTTGTCTTTGAATTCCAGGCAGCATCATAGGGTCATTGTGGAGGCTTTCACTGAGATATGGGAGGCCATGTTTTACCGTAGCTCCGGTAGTTTCAGAATTTCTAGGGGTCTTTGA
- the LOC123199696 gene encoding plant-specific TFIIB-related protein 1 produces MKCPYCLAAQGRCTTTTTGRSITECTSCGRVVEERMFQNHHLFHLRAQDNPLCLVTSDLPTVTPALQNKNNDEDPFEPTGFITAFSTWSLEPSPLFLRSSHSFSGHLAELERTFEVISSSSTSTSSTVVVDNLRAYMQIIDVASILQLDYDISDHAFQLFRDCCSATCLRNRSVEALATAALVHAIREAQEPRTLQEISIAANVPQKEIGKYIKILGEALQLSQPINSNSISVHMPRFCTLLQLNKSAQELATHIGEVVINKCFCTRRNPISISAAAIYLACQLEDKRKTQAEICKVTGLTEVTLRKVYKELLENWDDLLPSNYIPAVPPEKAFPTTTIASGRTSTVKVDSSEVTPLDKDKQPETKPNELLEAESSGDVHVANASMLNLPQTFTQPWLQLAASKVKTSGEKTQSVPRGDTIDVQSNYQELDQKIDEDTKAAITSVRPSQFSSTSASSVSSIMWPFRPPSSSRSSVSVQVYPSKFLPDHTELQGTGVQNEHKTDNQYSDTK; encoded by the exons ATGAAGTGTCCGTACTGCTTAGCGGCGCAGGGACGCTGCACCACGACAACCACTGGCCGCTCAATCACGGAGTGCACCTCGTGCGGCAGAGTCGTCGAAGAGCGAATGTTCCAAAACCACCACTTATTCCATCTCCGAGCACAGGACAACCCGCTATGCCTGGTGACCTCCGATCTCCCCACAGTCACCCCCGCTCTTCAAAACAAGAACAACGACGAGGACCCTTTCGAGCCGACGGGCTTCATCACGGCCTTCTCCACCTGGTCCCTGGAGCCCAGCCCACTCTTCCTCCGCTCTTCTCactccttctccggccacctcGCTGAGCTTGAACGGACCTTCGAAGTTATCTCCTCTTCTTCAACCTCCACGTCATCGACAGTTGTGGTTGATAATTTAAGAGCATATATGCAGATCATTGACGTGGCATCGATTTTACAATTGGATTATGATATATCTGATCACGCATTTCAGTTGTTTAGAGACTGTTGTTCAGCTACTTGTTTGAGGAACCGGAGCGTTGAGGCTCTTGCCACTGCTGCTCTTGTTCATGCCATTAGGGAGGCCCAAGAGCCCAGAACTCTgcag GAGATTTCGATTGCGGCTAATGTGCCTCAGAAGGAGATTGGAAAGTACATAAAGATACTTGGAGAGGCTTTGCAACTAAGTCAGCCTATTAATAGCAACTCCATATCAGTTCATATGCCCAGATTTTGTACTCTTCTTCAACTCAACAAATCTGCTCAG GAACTGGCAACTCACATTGGAGAAGTTGTAATTAACAAATGCTTTTGCACTCGGAGGAACCCCATTAGCATCTCTGCAGCTGCTATATATCTGGCCTGCCAGTTAGAAGACAAACGCAAGACTCAGGCAGAGATTTGTAAGGTGACAGGTCTGACTGAGGTTACACTAAGAAAAGTATACAAGGAGTTATTGGAGAACTGGGATGACCTGCTCCCATCTAATTATATTCCAGCTGTCCCTCCGGAGAAAGCATTTCCCACTACTACAATTGCTTCTGGACGCACATCAACAGTTAAAGTTGATTCGAGTGAAGTGACTCCTTTAGACAAAGATAAGCAGCCAGAGACTAAGCCAAATGAACTCCTAGAAGCTGAAAGTAGTGGTGATGTTCATGTTGCGAATGCCTCCATGTTGAACCTCCCACAGACCTTCACACAGCCCTGGCTTCAATTAGCTGCATCTAAAGTGAAGACATCTGGAGAGAAAACTCAGAGTGTTCCTCGAGGAGACACCATTGATGTGCAGTCTAATTATCAAGAATTAGACCAGAAGATAGATGAGGACACAAAGGCTGCTATTACTTCTGTAAGGCCTAGCCAGTTTTCAAGTACTTCAGCTTCAAGCGTGAGTTCAATTATGTGGCCATTTAGGCCTCCATCATCTTCCAGGTCTTCTGTGAGTGTTCAAGTGTATCCATCAAAGTTCCTGCCAGATCACACTGAGCTTCAGGGAACTGGAGTTCAAAATGAACACAAAACTGACAATCAATATTCAGACACCAAGTAA